A single window of Plasmodium malariae genome assembly, chromosome: 8 DNA harbors:
- the PmUG01_08057100 gene encoding Plasmodium exported protein, unknown function: MKKKFKLFYFIQIVTFIFLTWIRRFNSELSNFCKYLNENKISNEKLYTRTYRLLAKNKKEVCLNIVWKAEDIPNNVVYEKVNITNNKKVSKIKNKLRKKCTSNNSGGYREAGKCKPSAYNRVDNYCGKRMLDKIYYKNVLRYCRNDDFKFIKKCIQRKREAFFALFVFHLVVGVSYVVLFSVFKIMGESAFTVSNILKFFVPLQILWIVVLVRLFYILRKTVIYEKLLHLKSKFNYTE; encoded by the exons atgaaaaagaaatttaagttattctattttattcaaattgtgacctttatctttttaacATGGATACGTCGTTTTAATAGTGAATTG agtaacttttgtaaatatttgaatGAGAACAAAATtagtaatgaaaaattatatacaagaACTTATCGTTTACTAGCaaagaataaaaaggaagTGTGTTTAAATATCGTATGGAAAGCGGAAGATATTCCAAATAATGTAGTATACGAAAAGGTGAatataactaataataaaaaagtatccaaaataaaaaataaactacgaaaaaaatgtacatcaAATAATTCAGGAGGCTATAGAGAAGCTGGGAAATGTAAACCTTCTGCATACAATAGGGTAGATAACTATTGTGGAAAAAGAATGTtagacaaaatatattataaaaatgtacttaGGTATTGTAGAAATGATGATTTtaagtttataaaaaaatgtatacaaaGAAAACGTGAGGcattttttgcattatttgTCTTCCATTTAGTAGTTGGAGTATCATATGTTGTATTATTCAGTGTTTTTAAGATTATGGGGGAAAGCGCATTTACTGttagtaatatattaaaattttttgtaccATTACAAATATTATGGATTGTAGTTTTAGTCAGGCTTTTCTATATCTTAAGAAAAACagttatatatgaaaagttattacatttaaaaagtaaatttaattatacgGAGTAA
- the PmUG01_08057000 gene encoding fam-m protein: MVHKIKLLFFIKIFTFILLTWIYQFNSELCTFNKFGDKNYNPSEKLDTGCYRILAKDKQHNDSNNVYSKEKFTNNEENNQKEIYKNEMFRKRKSIQSNRSMLNKAQYYTEVIDYNNGIFDGKHFHFQKKWIKKKNYDTFLEKKRRICNIALKKIRFRKYRYAVFMLFFFFLLGIGLPMSCKFGPPSGGAGASSR, translated from the exons atggttcataaaattaagttgctcttttttataaaaatttttacatttatacttttaacaTGGATATATCAATTTAACAGTGAGCTG tGTACCTTCAACAAATTTGGTGATAAAAACTATAATCCTAGTGAAAAATTAGATACAGGATGTTATCGAATACTGGCAAAAGATAAACAGCATAATGATTCAAATAATGTGTATTCAAAAGAAAAGTTTacaaataatgaagaaaataatcaaaaagaaatatataaaaacgaAATGTTCAGAAAACGAAAGAGCATACAGTCAAACAGAAGTATGTTAAATAAGGCGCAATACTATACAGAAGttatagattataataatggaatttttgatggaaaacatttccattttcaaaagaaatggataaaaaaaaaaaattatgatacttttcttgaaaaaaaaaggagaatttgtaatatagctttaaaaaaaataagatttaGAAAATACAGATATGCGGTTTTtatgctctttttttttttccttttgggAATAGGATTACCCATGTCATGTAAATTCGGGCCGCCTTCTGGAGGAGCAGGCGCTAGTAGTAGATAA
- the PmUG01_08056900 gene encoding fam-l protein, whose product MEHKIKLMIFIKISTFIFLSWKYHLCTYMSTHNRSLVKFYNYNKKLFTRNYRLLEKYKKNMDGGVICLKEEIQSGVNDKNDISYYEKCILEKKKQSNENLPRNARRYKKNVKNKSCILVTKKCSYLEKKIFKELDYVDFLKNNRTISDKFYKKIIFKNRKLRFFLPLSLLLLLSVSIILDYSCSLGLAKGLIIIVSACYGGKNWVSTLGDWLKKNSPFNEIFKVIKSNGEDANLYVTSLFRTSIYCISFLMLGITIILGVVYYHKKVKKYEKIKFRKR is encoded by the exons atggaacacaaaattaagttaatgatatttattaagatttctacgtttatatttttaagttggAAATATCATTTGTGTACTTATATG aGTACGCATAATAGATCTTTGGTTAAATTctacaattataataaaaaattatttacaagaAATTATCGTTTGctggaaaaatataagaagaaTATGGATGGGGGTGTTATATGTTTAAAAGAAGAGATACAAAGTGGAGTGAATGATAAAAACGATATAtcttattatgaaaaatgcatcttagaaaaaaagaaacaatcCAATGAGAATCTACCGAGAAATGCAAGacgatataaaaaaaatgtgaaaaataaatcttgtatacttgtaacaaaaaaatgttcttatttagaaaaaaaaatattcaaagaactgGATTATGtagattttcttaaaaacaacAGAACAATTAGTGAtaagttttataaaaaaataatatttaaaaatcgCAAATTAcgattttttttacctttatctttattattgttgttatcTGTATCAATCATATTAGATTATTCTTGTAGTTTGGGACTTGCAAAGGGGTTAATTATAATAGTGAGCGCATGTTATGGAGGTAAAAATTGGGTGAGTACTTTGGGTGACTGGTTAAAGAAGAACTCACCTTTCAATGAGATTTTCAAGGTTATTAAAAGTAATGGTGAGGATGCGAACTTATATGTAACAAGTTTATTTAGAACGTCAATATACTGCATATCCTTCCTCATGTTAGGCATTACAATTATATTAGGTGTTGtttattaccataaaaaagttaaaaaatatgaaaaaattaagttcagaaaaaggtaa
- the PmUG01_08057300 gene encoding Plasmodium exported protein, unknown function yields MEQKIKSLFFIKTNTFIILTWIFYLYNDMSTFSKFVGGYNIERILDIKSFRLLAEFSQYRDSRNINLKGIIHENDENEEEVITNSNICDKIKNKQSSKSSLYKKQFNKGYIRQRMLKYRGKYLTLFERKLFKHLDYIDFIRKNPSITNKSCKKILFKEYVLLIYLPFLLVSYGLILPIIPYLYTHVINFYKKLYCVFILILFAIFELGIVYMFVKIKKHRRIMKRRG; encoded by the exons atggaacaaaaaattaagtcactcttttttattaaaactaatacttttattattctaacttggatattttatctttacaATGACAtg agTACGTTTAGTAAGTTTGTAGGAGGGTACAATATTGAGCGAATATTAGATATAAAGAGTTTTAGATTACTAGCAGAATTTAGTCAATATAGGGACTCAAGGAATATAAACTTAAAAGGAATAATACATGAAAATGATGAGAACGAAGAAGAAGTTATAACTAACAGTAATATATgtgacaaaataaaaaataaacaatcaAGTAAAAGTTCATTATATAAGAAGCAATTCAATAAAGGATATATCAGGCAGAGAATGTTGAAATATAGGGGCAAATACTTAACTCTCTttgaaagaaaattattcaaaCATCTTGATTATATAgattttattagaaaaaatccGTCAATTACTAATAAGTCCTGCAAAAAGATATTATTTAAGGAGTACGtattactaatatatttaccttttttattagtttCTTATGGATTAATATTACCAATAATTCCATATTTGTACACACATGTAATTaacttttacaaaaaattatattgcgTGTTCATTCTCATATTATTTGCCATTTTTGAATTAGGAATTGTTTACAtgtttgtaaaaattaaaaagcaTAGGAGAATTATGAAGAGAAGAGGGTAA